The genomic region GAGCACCGAGGGCATGATCTGGTTGACCGCGCTGGTACTGGGGGTGAACGTCTACAACGCGCGACGCCACCTGTGGAATGCGCTTCGAAAACGCCTGCGCTGAACCGCTACCGCCAACCGGCAGTGGAGACGAAGCTGGCCCGAGACGATACGGGCCTGCTTCGTGACGCAGCGAAACCGCCGGGCCCAACCGATGACGCTAGCCTCGGCCGAACAGCCGTTGGCGCCGACCTTGCACGCCTGACAAGCGAGTAATCAGCCTGCGCATGCATCGCCTTCGTGGAATATGATGCGCGTTCAACTTCCACATCACAGGAAATCAAGTCGCATGAAGCTGTCCACGAAACAAGCTGCATTGTTGAGCGCACGCGAGAAAGCCCTGGTCGAATCCAAGGGCCCCTGGCAGGTCAAGGATCTGATCGCCGCGATCAAGCGATGCCGCGACCTGCGCGACAAGCAGCGCCAGCTGGTACAGCGTCAAAGCATCGCCGCAGCGCGTCGCACCGGGCAGAAGCCGAGCGCTGCCAACGCACGCACGGCGGACAAGGCCGAGATCTTCGACCGCGCGCTCAAGCAGTTCGAGATCGAGCTGCACAAGCTCAATACCGAAAGCACGCTGGCCGCGCGCGAGCTCGGCGTGAACGGCCGAACGGTCGCAACGAAGAAGGCCACGGCCGGCAAGAAGATCACGAAGAAGCCTGCTGCGAAGAAGGCCGCAGCCAAGAAGGCCCCGGCAAAGAAGACGTCCGCCAGGAAGTCGGCGGCGGCCAAGACAGTTTCGAAGAAGGCGCGTGTCGCGGTGCCGAAGTCGCTGGGCGACGGCGCGTCCCAGGTCGACTCGCAGGCCTCGCGCCGCAGCCGCGCCAAGAAGACGCGTTGAGCATCAGCCTCGTGCCCGCGTGATACGCGGGTGCGAAGGCCGGCTGTCCGGACAACCCGGCTCCGGCCGAACGAAAAGGCCTGCCCGTCGGCAGGCCTTTTCCCGTTTTCGGATCTGGATCCGGACGACTCAGAGGATGTATCGACTCAGATCCGGGTCCTGCACCAACTCGCCGAGATGATCGTCGACATAGGCGCGGTCGATGTTGACCGACTGGCCGTCGCGATCGGGGGCCTCGTAGCTGAGCACGTCGAGCAGGCGTTCGAGTACGGTGTGCAGGCGACGGGCACCGATGTTCTCCTGGCGCTCGTTGACGGTGGCGGCGATCTCGGCCAGCCGCTCGACCGCATCGTCGGTGAAGCGCAGGCCGACGCCTTCGGTTTTCATCAGCTCGACGTACTGCAGGGTCAGCGCCGCCTTCGGCTCGGTCAGAATGCGGACGAAGTCGTCCTTGCTTAGCGCGCCCAGCTCGACCCGGATCGGAAAGCGGCCCTGCAGTTCCGGGATCAGGTCGCTGGGCTTGGCCAGGTGGAACGCGCCCGAGGCGATGAACAGGATGTGGTCGGTCTTGACCGGGCCGTACTTGGTGCTGACGGTGGAGCCCTCGACCAGTGGCAGCAGGTCGCGCTGCACGCCCTCGCGGCTGACATCGCCGCCGCTCAGGCCGGCCTCGCTGCGTTTGGCGACTTTGTCGATCTCGTCGATGAAGACGATGCCGTGCTGTTCGCAGGCCTCGATCGCCGCCTCGCGCACTTCCTCCTCGTTGACCAGGCGCGCCGCCTCGTCCTCGATCAGCTGCTTGCGCGCGGCCTTGATCGGCAGGGTCTTCGTGTGGGTCTTGTTGCCGGCGACCTGGGAGAACATCTGCCGCAGCTGCTGGCCCATCTCCTCCATGCCGGGCGGCGCCATGATGTCGACGCCGACATTGACCGCGGCTTCGATCTCGATCTCGCGCTCGTCCAGTTCGCCGGCACGCAGTTGCCGGCGCAGCTTGGCGCGGGTGCCGTCGTCGGGGGCGTTGTCCTGCGCCGAGGGTTCGTCCTTGGCCGCCTCGGCAAGGTTGAAACCGAACGAGTTGGCACTGGTGCTGCGGCGCGGCAGCAGCGCATCGAGGATACGGTCCTCGGCACGCTCCTCGGCCTGGGTGCGCACGCGCTGCTTGGCCTGCTCGCGATACAGCTTGACCGCGGTGTCGGCGAGGTCGCGGACGATCTGTTCGACGTCCTTGCCGACGTAGCCGACCTCGGTGAAGCGGGTCGCCTCGACCTTGACGAACGGCGCGTTGGCGAGTGTCGCCAGCCGGCGCGCGATCTCGGTCTTGCCGACGCCGGTCGGGCCGATCATCAGGATGTTCTTGGGCATCACCTCGTTGCGTAGCTCATCGTCGAGCTGCGCGCGGCGCCAGCGGTTGCGCAGCGCGATCGCGACCGCGCGCTTGGCTGAATGCTGGCCGATGATGTGGCGGTCGAGCTCCTGCACGATCTCGCGCGGGGTCATGGTGGCGTTGTTGCTGTCGGTTTTCATGGACATGTTCGACTCTGCTCCGTCATCCCGAACGCAATGAGGGACGTGCTGTTGGCCGGGAAAACAGTTCCCACGCTAGGCTCGGGATGACATGTGGGGATGCGTCGCGACGGTCAGAGCTCTTCGATCACGACGTTGCGGTTGGTGTAGATGCACACATCGCCGGCGATGTTGATCGCCTCGGTGGCGATGGTCCTGGCATCAAGTTGCGTATGCATGATCAGCGCGCGCGCGGCGGACAGCGCGTACATGCCGCCGGAGCCTATCGCGATGATGCCGTCCTCCGGCTCGATCACGTCGCCGGTGCCGCTGATCACCAGGGAGGTGTCCTTGTCGGCGACCGCGAGCAGTGCTTCGAGCTTGCCGAGCCGGCGCTCGGTGCGCCAATCCTTGGCCATCTCAACCGCGGCGCGAGCCAGCTGGCCGTGTTTCTCCAGCTTGGCCTCGAACAGTTCGAACAGGGTGAATGCGTCGGCGGCGGCCCCGGCAAAACCGGCCAGCACCTGGCCGTCGCGGCCGAGCCTGCGCACCTTGCGCGCGTTGGCCTTCATCACCGTGTGGCCGAGGGTCACCTGGCCATCGCCGGCGACCGCGACGCGGCCGTCGCGACGCACCGAGACGATGGTGGTGGCGTGGAAGACGTTGGGATTCTGGCTGGGGTCCATGGGGCCTCCGGAAGCGATGACTCATGGGTGGGGGCGTCACCGGCGGGTTCAAGATGCAGGCTCAGGCCGGGGCTTGGGCTGCGCGCACGCCTGCGTCGTCCACCGCCACACCGCCCAGATGCTCGCCGAGGTAGTCGATCAGGGCTCGCACCCGTGGCGCCCGGTCGGCCCCGGCCACCCAGACCAGCTGCACCGTCGGCTGCAGCAGATGCCACTGCGGCAGCACTTCCACCAGCCGCCCCGACGCGATGTTCTCACCGATGACGAAGTCCGCCAGCAATGCGATGCCGGCACCATCAAGCACCGCGGCCTGGAGGGCGTCGGCGTTGTTGGTCGCAAGCACCGGCTGCACCCGCACCGAACGCCGCTGCCGGCCACGCTCGAGCGTCCACAACGCGCCGCTTTGCAGCGGGGTGAAGGCAAGGCACCGATGACGGGCGAGGTCCTCCGGCCGCACCAGTCCCGGCGCTTGTTCCAGGTAAGCCGGCGATGCGCAGAGCACGCGATGGACAGGTCCAAGACCGCGCGCCACCAGTCGCGAATCGGCAAGACGACCGATCCGGACGGCGACATCGACGCGCAAGGCGATCAGGTCGGCAAAGCCGTCGTCGAACACCACATCGAGCCGGATTCGCGGATACCGGGCCATGAAGCCTGCCAGCAACGGCGCGATCCGGCGCCGCCCGTAGGTCGTCGGTACGTGCAGGCGGACAAGGCCGGCCGGCTCGGCATGCTGCGAGGCAAGCCGGGCATTCAAGTCACCGAGCGCAGCTTCCAGCACACGGTAGTCGGCCAGCAAGGTCTCGCCCAACGGGGTCAGCGACACCTGGCGGGTCGAACGCAGGAACACCGGGCCGCCCACGGTCCGCTCGAGGCTGGCGATACGCCGGCTCAGCACCGAAGGCGTGCAGCCGACCTCGGCTGCCGCGCGCGCGAAACTCAGGTGCCGTGCCACCGCCGCGAAACCCACCATTTCGCGCAGCCGGGCCGGGGTCAGTATCGGGAATTCGTTCATTTTACGAATGAAACCAATTCACTTTCGATGGATTATCGCAGCTTTTGAAAGCACCGAGCATGGAGTCCTACCCCACGCACGAGGTGCAGAAATGACCACGATCTCCCGCCGTGAACTGCTGGGCGCCGGCCTGGCCGCGACCGCTCTGGCCGCCGGCTCCCGCGTCGCTACCGCGTCTGCCGCACCGACCGTCCAGGCTCGCGGCCGCCTCGATGGCAAGGTCGCGATCATCACCGGCGCCACCTCCGGCATCGGACGCTCGACTGCGCTGGCCTTCGCCCGCGAAGGTGCCCGGGTCGGCTTCTGTGGGCGACGCGAAGCGCTGGGCCGCGAAGTCGAGGCGGAAATCCGTGCCGCCGGTGGCGAGGCGATGTACGTGCGCGCCGACGTCACCGTGCCGGCCGACGTGCGCGACTTCGTCGATGCGGTGGCCGAACGCTATGGCGGGCTGCATGTCGCCTTCAACAATGCCGGGATCACCGGCCGTTTCCAGCCCCTGCACGAACTGTCCCTGGAAGAGTGGGAAACGATCTACCAGACCAATACCCGCGGCGTGTTCCTGTCGATGCAACGGCAGATCCCGCACATGCTGCGCAGCGGGGGCGGCAGCATCATCCTGACCTCGTCGCTGCACGAACGCAGTACCCGTCCCGGCGCGGGCGGCTATGCGACGAGCAAGCGGGCCTTGATGGGCCTGGCCCAGGCCGCCGCGCTCGACTACGGCATGCAGGGCATCCGCGCCAACGTGATCGCCCCCGGGATCATCGATACCGCCCTGTTCCGCAACGCCACCGGTGCATCGCCGGAACTGGCCGAACAGTCGCGGTTGAAGGTCGATGCGTTCCAGCGCATCGGCGAGCCCGAGGAGATCGCCGACGTCGCGCTATGGTTGGCCAGCGACGAAAGCCGCTACATGACAGGCGCCTCGGTGCTGGCGGACGGGGGCGTGCTGGCCGGCCTGTAGCTTGCCGGCAACGGCCACTCAGCGCTTCCGCTTCGCGCGCGGGTGCGCGGCATCGTAGACGTTCGCCAGGTGCTGGTAGTCCAGGTGGGTGTAGATCTGGGTGGTGGCGATGTCGGCATGGCCGAGTAACTCCTGCACCCCACGCAGGTCGCCGGAGGATTCGAGGATATGGCTGGCGAAGGAGTGCCGCAGCAGGTGCGGATGCACGCGCTTGAACAGGCCCTGTTGGCGGGCCAGCTTGGCCAGCCGCAGCTGCACTGCGCGCGGTGTGATCGGACCGTTGCGGCCGGGGAACACCGGGGCGTCGTCGGACGCGCCGGTTGCAGCGGAAACAGTGGATGCGCGCCATTCGGCCAGCGCCCGTCGTGCATGCGAGCCCAGTGGCACGCTGCGCTGCTTGTTGCCCTTGCCGGTTACGTGCACCAGCGCATCGGCGAGATCGAGGTCGCGCCAGCGCAGGCCGCACAGCTCCGACAGGCGCAGGCCGGAGGAATAGAACAACTCCAGCAGGGCGCGGTCGCGCAGGCCGAGCGGGGCATCGGTCGGCACCTCGACCAGGGCCTTGGCCTCGTCCGGGTCGAGCACCTGCGGCAGCTTGCGCGGCGCTTTCGGCGCGCGGATCGCGGCGGCCGGGCTGGCGGCGATGCGGCCCTGCTTCAGGAGCCAGGCATAGAAGCTGCGACAGGCCGACAGGCGCCGCTGCAGGCTCTTGGGCGACAACCCGCGGCGGTGTTCGGCAGCAACGAAGGCGCGCAGGTGCCCGGCGTCCAGCATCATCACGTCGAGCGCTTGCGGGTCGGCCCAGGCGCGCAGCGCGTCGAGGTCGCGGCGGTAGGCATCGAGCGTGTGCATGGACATCTGCCGCTCGACGCGCAGGTGGGCGAGGAAATCTTCGATCGCGTTCATGGCACCCTCTGACGTCATTCCCGCGAAAGCGGGTTCGTCAGTCGTCATACCTCTTCAATGCCGTCACCAGCGACTCACCCATCATGCGCAGGAACAGGGTCCCCATGCCGGGGTAGAAACGGTTTGCGTCATGGCTGCCGACCGCGACCAGGCCGACGCCGGGCAGCGGCAGCAAGGCGGAGGACATCACCTGCTCGCTGCGCGCGCCGTACAGCACCGCGTTCTTCTCCGGTTGCAGGCGGCCGCAGAGCGGTTCGCCGTCGGCGAGACCATCGCGGAACGGCGTCAAGGCTTCATCGCCCTCGGCGATCACCTGCAGCCATTCGGCATTGTCGAGGCCCTCGACCGGCTTCAGCATCACCAGCCGCACCATGTCGCCGTTGAACTCCTCCGCCAGCGTCGCCGCCATCGCGCGCAGGGTGTCGGCGGCGCTGGTCTGGCGCATCAGCACCAGCGCCAGCTGATGGGTGCGCACCGCAAGGCGCTCGTTCTCCTGTGCATTGAAGAACAATTCCTGCAGGCGCCGCGACAGCTCGCGGTTCTTGTCGCGCAGCACCTCAAGCTGGTAGCTGGCCAGCGAGGCCGCAGAGCCCTCGTCGCGCGGCACCACCAGGCTCAGCGCCAGGTCCGGGAACTGCTTGAGGAAATTCGGGTGCCGCCGCAGCCAGGCCGCGACCTCGTGCGCGCCGAGCTTTTCCTGGGTCTCAGAACCTGTCTTCATGCCACTCTCCTTCGAATACGAATGCAGTCGGTCCGGTCATCGCCACCGGAGCATCGTCGGCCGGCCACTCGATACGCAACTCTCCGCCAGGCAGCTCGATCGCCGCCACGCGGTCGATGCGGCCGCGCTTCATCAGCACCACCGCTGCCGCACAGGCGCCGCTGCCGCAGGCCAGGGTCTCGCCGACGCCGCGTTCGTACACGCGCAGGCGCACGCGATCGCGCGCGACGACCTGGGCGAAGCCGACGTTGACCGACTCCGGGAACGTTTCATCACGCTGCAGCGCAGGGCCGACATCGGCGACCGGCGCGGCATCGACGTCTTCGACCTCGACCAGCGCATGCGGGTTGCCCATCGACACCGCACCGAACTCGGGCAGCGCCGGATCGCCGGCGCGGTAGCGGTCGCGGGCGGCATCGAAACCACGCATCGGGATGTGCGCAGGCTCGAAATCCGGCACCCCCAGCTCGATGCGGAAGCGGTCCGCATCGAGCCGCCGTACCGGATGCCGGCCGGCAGGACTGTCGAGCAGGAATTCAGGGGCTTGCACGGCACCGTCGCGCACCAGCCAGGCGGCGATGCAGCGCGCGCCGTTGCCGCACTGCTGCGAACGCGAACCGTCGGCGTTCCAGATGCCATAGACAGCAACCGCCCCGGGTGCGGCGGCGTCCTCGACGGTCAGTATCTGGTCGCAGCCGACACCGGTATGTCGGTCGGCCAACGCACGGCACAGTGCCGGCGATGGCGCGGGCCGGCCGCCGCGCAGGTCGAGCACGACGAAGTCATTGCCGGCGCCGTGCATCTTGCTGAAATGCAGGCTGCGGGGGTTCGCCGCTTGCCGAGGACCGCCCATCAGCGTGCCGGGTCGTAGTCTTCTTCGGGGAAGTCGTCGAAGACCTCGTCATCCTCGGTATCGGCCGGCGCTTCGGGCACGGCGTCGAGATCGACCGTTGTTTCACGAGGCGCCTGGACCAGCGGCCCCTTGACGCCACAGCCGACCAGCAGCAGGACCGATATCAGTAGCAGGAGTGCGTTGCGTGCGTTCATGGCGGCAGTGTAGCCCGGCGGTGGAGGCGGTTCACGCCCTGCATGCCGCCGGATCGGGGCGATTCATATCAGTGTGAGCCAGGTCAGGGCGATTCGTGTCAGTGTGGTTCACGCCGCGGTTCAGGCCGCAGCCACAGCCAGGTCGCAACCACCGCCATGATCCCGGTACCGGTGGCGGCCATCCACAGCTTCGGCGCGGTCAGGAACATGATCACCGCACAGGCCGACATCATGGTCGTGGCCAGCCACTTGGCCCGCCGGCTGACCGCGCCCTGCGCCTGCCAGTCGCGGATCATCGGCCCGAACTGGCGATGCGCGAGCAGCCAGCGATGCAGGCGCTGGGAACCACGCGCGGCGGCCCAGGCCGACAGCAGCACGAACGGCACCGTCGGCAATCCCGGCACGACGATGCCGACCAGGCCCAGGCCGAGACTGGCGTAGGCCAGCAGCCACCAGGCCCAGCGGAAGCGGATGGGGGCGGATTCGGATTCCTGCATGATCTGGCGTCATCCCGGCGGAAGCCGGGATCCATTTTGCTTTGTCCTCTGGGCAGGATGTGACAGCAAGTTCAAAAATGGGTCCCGGCTTCCGCCGGGACGACGAAAACAGGTTTACTGCGCCGCCGCGTCCACGCCCAGCCGGTCGAGCATGAAGGCATACATCTCCGCGCGCTCGCGGAAGCGACGGAAGCGGCCGGACTTGCCGCCGTGGCCGGCTTCCATGTTGGTGCGGAACACGACGGTGTTGTCCGACGTATTCATGTCGCGCAGCCGGGCGACATACTTGGCCGGCTCCCAGTACTGCACCTGCGAGTCCCACAGGCCGGTGCCGATGAACATCGCCGGATAGGCCTGGGCCTTCAGGTTGTCGTAGGGCGAATACGACAACATGTAGTCGTAGTAGTCCTTCTGCTCGGGGTTGCCCCACTCGTCGTACTCGTTGGTGGTCAGCGGGATGCTCGGGTCGAGCATGGTGGTGACCACGTCGACGAACGGCACCTGCGACAGAATCACCGTATACGTCTCCGGCGACATGTTCGAGATCGCGCCCATCAGCAGGCCGCCGGCGCTGCCGCCATAGGCGGCGACGCGGTCGGGCGCGGCGTACTTCTGCTCGACCAGGTACTTCGTCACGTCGATGAAGTCGGTGAAGGTGTTGACCTTGTTGAACAGCTTGCCGTCGTCGTACCAGGCCCGGCCCATTTCCTGGCCGCCGCGGATGTGGGCGATGGCGTAGACCATACCGCGGTCGAGCAGGCTGACCACGGTGCTGTTGAAGCCCGGATCGCTCGAGGAACCGTAGCTGCCGTAGGCGTACTGCAGCAGCGCGGCGCTGCCGTCGCGCTTGAAGCCCTTCCTGTAGACCAGCGACACCGGCACCTTCGTGCCGTCGCGTGCGGTCGCCCACAGGCGTTCGGTCACGTACTGCTCGGGGTCGTAGCCGATCACCGGCTCGCGCTTGAGCATGCGGCGCTCGCCGGTCTTCGTGTTGAGCTCGTAGACGGTGCCCGGCGTGGTCATCGAGGTGTAGCTGTAGCGCAGCCACTCGCTGTCCGGCTCCGGGTTGGCCGACAGGCCCATCGAGTAGGCCGGCTCGTCGGCCTTGACGTACTCCTCGGCGCCGCCGGTCCCGCCCGGCGTGCCGCGCACGACGCGCAGCCGCTCCAGGCCCTCGGAACGCTCGCCGATCGCGGTGAAGCCGTCGAACAGTTCGACGCCGTCGATGAACACATCGTCGCGGTGCGCGATCCAGTCCTTCCAGTCCTTGCGTGAGGTCGAGCCGGTCGGGGCGGTGACGACCTTGAAGTTCTTCGCGCCGTCAGCATTGGTGCGGATCACCCAGCGGCCGTCGTGGTGGTCGGCGTCGTACTCGACGTCGCGCGCGCGCGCGGACAGAACGGTGAACTCGCGCGGATCGGCGGCCGGGGCATGACGCAACTCGTCCGACACCGTGCTCGACACGCCGATGACGATGAAACGATCGTCGCGGGTGCGGCCGATGCCCATGTAGAAGCTGTCGTCGGTTTCCTCGTAGACCAGCACGTCGTCGGCGACCGGAGTGCCAAGCACGTGCTTCTTGACCCGCTTGGTCAGCAGGGTCTCGGGGTCGTTCTCTACGTAGAACAGGGTCCTGTTGTCGTCGGCCCAGACCAGGTTGGCCGAGACGCCCTTGATCTCGTCCGGGTACAGCTCGCCGGTTTCGAGGTTCTTGATGCGTACGGTGTACTGGCGACGACCGTTGAGGTCCTCGGCGTAGGCAAGCAGGGTGTTGTCCTGGCTCACCGTTCGAGCGCTGGCGGCGTAGTAATCCTTGCCTTCGGCCAGGGCGTTGACATCGAGCAGGATCTGCTCATCGGCAAAATCACCGGAGTCGTTGGCCTTCTGGATCGAGGTCGCATCGATGCCGGGGCCGTCCTTGCGGCGGGCGTGGATCGGATAGTCCTTGCCGGTGTCGAAGCGGGTGTAGTACCACCAGCCGCGCTCGCGATACGGCACCGAGCTGTCGTCCTGCTTGATGCGACCGACGATTTCGTCGTAGAGCTTGTCCTCCAGCGGCTTGAGCGGGGCCATGACCGCGTCGGCGTAGGCGTTCTCGGCCTCCAGGTAGGCCAGCATGGCCTTGTCCTCGCGCTTGTCGTCGCGCAGCCAGTAGTACTCGTCCTCGCGCTCGGCGCCGTGCGGGGCCTTGACCACGTGGGGCCGCTGGTCGGCATCGGGCGGGGCGGGCAGTTCGGCGGCGGGTTTGCCGGAGCAGGCAGTCAGGCTCATGAGGACGGCGGCTAGCAGGAGTGTGGGTTTCATGGGATGGGGGCGAGGACGCATTTCGCAACAGGAATTGCCGAAGGTAACGGGTTTCAGGTAGCCCGGACACCTGCCGGTTGGCATGGGGGGTTTACCCCATCCAAAGAACGGTTCTTGCTCCGATCGAGGGGAAAAGCGCCGTGTCTGTTGGATGACCGGGGCGCCGGGGGCGAAGGCCCTTGGATGCGAATGTCCCCCGGCGCCGGCCAGGGCCGGCGCCTCCTCCTTGATTTCACACCCAAGGGCCTTCGCCCCCGGTGTTCGGAGATGACCGGTGGTTCCAGAAGCGGAATCCCGGGGAGGGCCGGCTTCTGGCTCCAGCCTAGCCGCGCGATCCGACTGTTCCGACGTGGCCTGCCGGCCTTGACGGCGAAATCAAGGAGGAGGCCGCCGCCACGGGCGGCGGCCGGGGGACATTCGTCGTCAAGGCCGGCAGGCCACGTCGGAACAGTCACCAACGGCGGGGGCGGACCCCGTCGTCATGCCGGACAAGGCTGGCGAAAGCCTACTTCGCCAACTCGTTCCACAGAAAGGTGTACGCCAGCGCGCTCATGTGCGCGGCCTGGGCGTTGTTGGCCGCGCCACCGTGGCCGCCCTCGATGTTCTCGTAGTAACGCACGTCCTTGCCGGCATCGAGCATTTTCGCCGCCATCTTGCGGGCGTGGCCGGGGTGGACGCGGTCGTCGCGGGTCGAGGTCATGAAGATCGCCGGCGGGTATTCCTTCGCCGGATCGAACAGGTGGTAGGCCGAGAAGGTCT from Lysobacter alkalisoli harbors:
- a CDS encoding SDR family NAD(P)-dependent oxidoreductase; translation: MTTISRRELLGAGLAATALAAGSRVATASAAPTVQARGRLDGKVAIITGATSGIGRSTALAFAREGARVGFCGRREALGREVEAEIRAAGGEAMYVRADVTVPADVRDFVDAVAERYGGLHVAFNNAGITGRFQPLHELSLEEWETIYQTNTRGVFLSMQRQIPHMLRSGGGSIILTSSLHERSTRPGAGGYATSKRALMGLAQAAALDYGMQGIRANVIAPGIIDTALFRNATGASPELAEQSRLKVDAFQRIGEPEEIADVALWLASDESRYMTGASVLADGGVLAGL
- the lptM gene encoding LPS translocon maturation chaperone LptM, with amino-acid sequence MNARNALLLLISVLLLVGCGVKGPLVQAPRETTVDLDAVPEAPADTEDDEVFDDFPEEDYDPAR
- the hslV gene encoding ATP-dependent protease subunit HslV, producing the protein MDPSQNPNVFHATTIVSVRRDGRVAVAGDGQVTLGHTVMKANARKVRRLGRDGQVLAGFAGAAADAFTLFELFEAKLEKHGQLARAAVEMAKDWRTERRLGKLEALLAVADKDTSLVISGTGDVIEPEDGIIAIGSGGMYALSAARALIMHTQLDARTIATEAINIAGDVCIYTNRNVVIEEL
- a CDS encoding DUF484 family protein, giving the protein MKTGSETQEKLGAHEVAAWLRRHPNFLKQFPDLALSLVVPRDEGSAASLASYQLEVLRDKNRELSRRLQELFFNAQENERLAVRTHQLALVLMRQTSAADTLRAMAATLAEEFNGDMVRLVMLKPVEGLDNAEWLQVIAEGDEALTPFRDGLADGEPLCGRLQPEKNAVLYGARSEQVMSSALLPLPGVGLVAVGSHDANRFYPGMGTLFLRMMGESLVTALKRYDD
- a CDS encoding S9 family peptidase, whose product is MKPTLLLAAVLMSLTACSGKPAAELPAPPDADQRPHVVKAPHGAEREDEYYWLRDDKREDKAMLAYLEAENAYADAVMAPLKPLEDKLYDEIVGRIKQDDSSVPYRERGWWYYTRFDTGKDYPIHARRKDGPGIDATSIQKANDSGDFADEQILLDVNALAEGKDYYAASARTVSQDNTLLAYAEDLNGRRQYTVRIKNLETGELYPDEIKGVSANLVWADDNRTLFYVENDPETLLTKRVKKHVLGTPVADDVLVYEETDDSFYMGIGRTRDDRFIVIGVSSTVSDELRHAPAADPREFTVLSARARDVEYDADHHDGRWVIRTNADGAKNFKVVTAPTGSTSRKDWKDWIAHRDDVFIDGVELFDGFTAIGERSEGLERLRVVRGTPGGTGGAEEYVKADEPAYSMGLSANPEPDSEWLRYSYTSMTTPGTVYELNTKTGERRMLKREPVIGYDPEQYVTERLWATARDGTKVPVSLVYRKGFKRDGSAALLQYAYGSYGSSSDPGFNSTVVSLLDRGMVYAIAHIRGGQEMGRAWYDDGKLFNKVNTFTDFIDVTKYLVEQKYAAPDRVAAYGGSAGGLLMGAISNMSPETYTVILSQVPFVDVVTTMLDPSIPLTTNEYDEWGNPEQKDYYDYMLSYSPYDNLKAQAYPAMFIGTGLWDSQVQYWEPAKYVARLRDMNTSDNTVVFRTNMEAGHGGKSGRFRRFRERAEMYAFMLDRLGVDAAAQ
- a CDS encoding LysR family transcriptional regulator, with amino-acid sequence MNEFPILTPARLREMVGFAAVARHLSFARAAAEVGCTPSVLSRRIASLERTVGGPVFLRSTRQVSLTPLGETLLADYRVLEAALGDLNARLASQHAEPAGLVRLHVPTTYGRRRIAPLLAGFMARYPRIRLDVVFDDGFADLIALRVDVAVRIGRLADSRLVARGLGPVHRVLCASPAYLEQAPGLVRPEDLARHRCLAFTPLQSGALWTLERGRQRRSVRVQPVLATNNADALQAAVLDGAGIALLADFVIGENIASGRLVEVLPQWHLLQPTVQLVWVAGADRAPRVRALIDYLGEHLGGVAVDDAGVRAAQAPA
- the xerC gene encoding tyrosine recombinase XerC; protein product: MNAIEDFLAHLRVERQMSMHTLDAYRRDLDALRAWADPQALDVMMLDAGHLRAFVAAEHRRGLSPKSLQRRLSACRSFYAWLLKQGRIAASPAAAIRAPKAPRKLPQVLDPDEAKALVEVPTDAPLGLRDRALLELFYSSGLRLSELCGLRWRDLDLADALVHVTGKGNKQRSVPLGSHARRALAEWRASTVSAATGASDDAPVFPGRNGPITPRAVQLRLAKLARQQGLFKRVHPHLLRHSFASHILESSGDLRGVQELLGHADIATTQIYTHLDYQHLANVYDAAHPRAKRKR
- the dapF gene encoding diaminopimelate epimerase codes for the protein MGGPRQAANPRSLHFSKMHGAGNDFVVLDLRGGRPAPSPALCRALADRHTGVGCDQILTVEDAAAPGAVAVYGIWNADGSRSQQCGNGARCIAAWLVRDGAVQAPEFLLDSPAGRHPVRRLDADRFRIELGVPDFEPAHIPMRGFDAARDRYRAGDPALPEFGAVSMGNPHALVEVEDVDAAPVADVGPALQRDETFPESVNVGFAQVVARDRVRLRVYERGVGETLACGSGACAAAVVLMKRGRIDRVAAIELPGGELRIEWPADDAPVAMTGPTAFVFEGEWHEDRF
- a CDS encoding YbaN family protein; translated protein: MQESESAPIRFRWAWWLLAYASLGLGLVGIVVPGLPTVPFVLLSAWAAARGSQRLHRWLLAHRQFGPMIRDWQAQGAVSRRAKWLATTMMSACAVIMFLTAPKLWMAATGTGIMAVVATWLWLRPEPRREPH
- the hslU gene encoding ATP-dependent protease ATPase subunit HslU — its product is MTPREIVQELDRHIIGQHSAKRAVAIALRNRWRRAQLDDELRNEVMPKNILMIGPTGVGKTEIARRLATLANAPFVKVEATRFTEVGYVGKDVEQIVRDLADTAVKLYREQAKQRVRTQAEERAEDRILDALLPRRSTSANSFGFNLAEAAKDEPSAQDNAPDDGTRAKLRRQLRAGELDEREIEIEAAVNVGVDIMAPPGMEEMGQQLRQMFSQVAGNKTHTKTLPIKAARKQLIEDEAARLVNEEEVREAAIEACEQHGIVFIDEIDKVAKRSEAGLSGGDVSREGVQRDLLPLVEGSTVSTKYGPVKTDHILFIASGAFHLAKPSDLIPELQGRFPIRVELGALSKDDFVRILTEPKAALTLQYVELMKTEGVGLRFTDDAVERLAEIAATVNERQENIGARRLHTVLERLLDVLSYEAPDRDGQSVNIDRAYVDDHLGELVQDPDLSRYIL